The following are encoded in a window of Streptomyces sp. Go-475 genomic DNA:
- a CDS encoding serine hydrolase domain-containing protein, with the protein MKRRVRTTTLTAATAAALSAALVTPALAAVPAAAHGGHDATRRAVRAAVADGVPGATVTVRRGHGTWAATAGVGDLRTGEPRSVRDHYRVASISKTFVATVVLQLEAEGRLSLDDTVEEWLPGVVRGNGHDGRRITLRQLLDHTSGIFDYLEDRGFQQTYMTADGFLKHRFDEATPEDLLAIALRNEPYFEPGASWEYSNTNYVLAARVIEKATGHAYGDEIKRRIIDPLHLTSTSVPGNRTTLPEPSSRAYSKLARTATGPTYDVTELNPRLAYGSGEMVSDSADVTRFYSALLRGRLLPPEQLKKMKTTVDATRTYRYGLGLADVELSCGVHVWGHAGGITGSNSMAVTTEDGRHSLAVNFNGDWSGNTGAVLEAEFCGR; encoded by the coding sequence ATGAAGAGACGCGTACGGACGACGACCCTGACGGCGGCGACGGCGGCGGCCCTGTCGGCGGCCCTGGTGACGCCCGCACTGGCGGCGGTTCCGGCCGCAGCGCACGGCGGCCACGACGCGACCCGGCGGGCGGTGCGGGCCGCGGTCGCGGACGGTGTGCCGGGCGCGACGGTGACCGTGCGGCGGGGCCACGGTACCTGGGCGGCCACGGCGGGCGTGGGCGACCTGAGGACGGGCGAGCCGCGTTCGGTGCGGGACCACTACCGGGTCGCCAGCATCTCCAAGACGTTCGTGGCCACGGTCGTGCTGCAACTGGAAGCCGAGGGGCGGCTCTCCCTCGACGACACGGTGGAGGAGTGGCTGCCGGGCGTGGTCCGGGGCAACGGCCACGACGGCCGCCGGATCACCCTGCGCCAGCTCCTGGACCACACCAGCGGCATCTTCGACTACCTGGAGGACCGTGGCTTCCAGCAGACGTACATGACCGCGGACGGCTTCCTGAAACACCGCTTCGACGAGGCGACCCCCGAGGACCTGCTCGCCATCGCCCTGCGCAACGAGCCGTACTTCGAGCCGGGCGCGTCCTGGGAGTACTCCAACACGAACTACGTCCTGGCCGCCCGGGTGATCGAGAAGGCCACCGGCCACGCCTACGGCGACGAGATCAAGCGCCGGATCATCGACCCTCTGCACCTGACCTCCACCTCGGTCCCCGGCAACCGGACCACCCTGCCCGAGCCCAGCAGCCGCGCCTACTCCAAGCTGGCCAGGACGGCGACCGGCCCGACGTACGACGTCACCGAGCTGAACCCGCGGCTGGCCTACGGCTCGGGCGAGATGGTCTCGGACTCGGCCGACGTGACCCGCTTCTACTCGGCCCTCCTGCGCGGGCGGCTGCTCCCGCCCGAACAGCTGAAGAAGATGAAGACCACGGTCGACGCCACCCGCACCTACCGCTACGGCCTCGGTCTCGCCGACGTCGAGCTCAGCTGCGGCGTCCACGTCTGGGGCCACGCCGGAGGCATCACCGGCTCGAACTCCATGGCGGTGACGACCGAGGACGGCCGGCACTCCCTGGCCGTCAACTTCAACGGCGACTGGTCGGGGAACACCGGCGCGGTCCTCGAGGCGGAGTTCTGCGGCAGATAG
- a CDS encoding TIGR03767 family metallophosphoesterase, whose product MSRTRSVAGSGQGIHRRSVLAATGAVALSAGAGYALRPSDSQAATAKESTKAAVAASSRQAPAAPLAPYTKGTTVASVATPRAGSGYRRLGDGPGWQRVVRSELAAPKSGRAGRRTALAAFVQLTDLHIIDAQHPLRLEYLRSSDVHAWRPHEALTVQGAIALVERINALRGAPVTGAPLHFAMTTGDNTDNNAKSELEWFLKIMSGGRITPNTGDPRQYEGVQNSGLKLYWQPDASVRDTDKQAGFPHLDGFLKAAIREVQSPGLNLPWYSTVGNHDSLPMGCYASHGDSYLTELAVGGKKLMNVSAAEAQRLQTLIKKARDPEGVRYHDFLKSHARAMRSVTPDESRAPFTPTDYIKAHLDPAYRGIGPAGHGYSSANLDAGTQYYAFRISDDVIGISLDTTDAGGHYEGSLGAGQLKWLDRTLRENKDSYAVIFSHHTSKTMTNTRRDPARPYERRHTGQEVLALLGGHRNVLAWVNGHIHKNVITPHATSAGGSFWEISTASHVDYPQLARVIELTDNKDGTISLFTTLVESSAPHRTDFSDLSQTGLAALYRELSLNAPGASTTLGGDPEDRNTELVLKKG is encoded by the coding sequence ATGTCGCGCACACGCTCAGTCGCCGGCTCCGGCCAGGGCATCCACCGTCGTTCCGTCCTCGCCGCCACCGGAGCGGTCGCCCTGTCCGCGGGCGCCGGCTACGCCCTGCGGCCCAGCGACAGCCAGGCGGCCACGGCCAAGGAGAGCACGAAGGCCGCCGTGGCCGCCTCCTCGCGCCAGGCACCGGCCGCGCCGCTCGCCCCCTACACCAAGGGCACGACCGTGGCGTCCGTCGCCACCCCGCGCGCCGGCTCCGGATACCGGCGCCTGGGCGACGGACCCGGCTGGCAGCGGGTCGTGCGCTCCGAGCTGGCCGCGCCCAAGTCCGGCCGCGCCGGGCGCCGTACCGCGCTGGCGGCGTTCGTGCAGCTCACCGACCTGCACATCATCGACGCCCAGCACCCGCTGCGCCTGGAGTACCTGCGCTCGTCCGACGTGCACGCCTGGCGGCCGCACGAGGCGCTGACCGTGCAGGGCGCGATCGCCCTGGTGGAGCGGATCAACGCGCTGCGCGGTGCCCCCGTCACCGGCGCCCCGCTGCACTTCGCCATGACCACCGGCGACAACACGGACAACAACGCCAAGTCCGAGCTGGAGTGGTTCCTGAAGATCATGAGCGGCGGGCGCATCACGCCCAACACCGGCGACCCGCGCCAGTACGAGGGCGTCCAGAACAGCGGCCTCAAGCTCTACTGGCAGCCGGACGCGTCGGTCCGCGACACCGACAAGCAGGCCGGCTTCCCGCACCTCGACGGCTTCCTCAAGGCGGCCATCCGCGAGGTGCAGAGCCCCGGCCTCAACCTGCCCTGGTACTCCACCGTCGGCAACCACGACTCCCTGCCGATGGGCTGCTACGCCTCGCACGGCGACTCCTACCTCACCGAACTCGCCGTCGGCGGCAAGAAGCTGATGAACGTGTCGGCGGCCGAGGCGCAGCGGCTCCAGACCCTCATCAAGAAGGCCCGGGACCCCGAGGGCGTCCGCTACCACGACTTCCTCAAGTCCCACGCCCGCGCCATGCGCTCGGTCACCCCCGACGAGAGCCGCGCCCCCTTCACGCCCACCGACTACATCAAGGCGCACCTGGACCCGGCCTACCGCGGCATCGGCCCGGCCGGTCACGGCTACTCCTCGGCCAACCTGGACGCGGGCACCCAGTACTACGCCTTCCGCATCTCCGACGACGTCATCGGCATCAGCCTGGACACCACCGACGCCGGCGGCCACTACGAGGGCTCCCTCGGCGCGGGCCAGCTGAAGTGGCTGGACCGGACCCTGCGGGAGAACAAGGACTCCTACGCGGTGATCTTCAGTCACCACACCAGCAAGACGATGACGAACACCCGCCGCGACCCGGCCCGCCCCTACGAGCGCCGGCACACCGGCCAGGAGGTGCTCGCCCTGCTCGGCGGCCACCGCAACGTGCTCGCGTGGGTGAACGGCCACATCCACAAGAACGTCATCACCCCGCACGCGACGTCCGCCGGCGGTTCCTTCTGGGAGATCTCCACCGCCTCCCACGTCGACTACCCCCAGCTGGCCCGGGTGATCGAGCTGACCGACAACAAGGACGGCACGATCTCCCTGTTCACCACGCTGGTGGAGTCCTCCGCCCCGCACCGCACGGACTTCTCCGACCTGTCCCAGACCGGCCTCGCGGCCCTCTACCGCGAACTGTCCCTCAACGCCCCGGGCGCGAGCACGACCCTCGGCGGCGACCCGGAGGACCGCAACACCGAACTGGTCCTCAAGAAGGGCTGA
- a CDS encoding NUDIX hydrolase: MRQRLRVAAYAVCVRDGQILLARSPAPDGTPEWVVPGGGMEHGEDPYDTVRREVEEETGYRIEVTGLLGVDSSHRVFRNGIGPAVDHHAVRLVYEGRVIGGELRYEVNGSTDLAAWQDLDAVPGLARVSMVDIALRMWRERPVTGRLAGALD, encoded by the coding sequence ATGCGACAGAGGTTGAGGGTGGCGGCCTACGCCGTATGCGTCCGGGACGGACAGATCCTCCTCGCCCGCTCACCCGCGCCGGACGGCACGCCCGAGTGGGTCGTGCCCGGCGGCGGCATGGAGCACGGCGAGGATCCCTACGACACCGTGCGCCGCGAGGTGGAGGAGGAGACCGGCTACCGCATCGAGGTCACCGGGCTGCTCGGCGTGGACTCCTCCCACCGGGTCTTCCGCAACGGCATCGGACCCGCCGTCGACCACCACGCCGTCCGGCTCGTCTACGAGGGCCGCGTCATCGGCGGCGAACTGCGCTACGAGGTGAACGGCTCCACCGACCTCGCGGCCTGGCAGGACCTCGACGCCGTGCCCGGTCTGGCCCGGGTCTCCATGGTCGACATCGCGTTGCGGATGTGGCGCGAGCGGCCGGTGACCGGACGGCTGGCAGGCGCCCTGGACTAG
- a CDS encoding S8 family serine peptidase, producing MTLTPQRDPITGPRRVARIAVAAGLVAALSAAGPVPLAFAADGPGAAAPTDADVKSAHDKLGSDDADLLAEAKADGDKTVTMMIATAPGQTEQVAGQLDAVKGGVVGRTDDKLGYVRATVPTSRADSAIAAAVKLSSVHGIDLREEIPLDDPTPSADAAKGAKAAGTYPAPGKKTPAENPYNPSFETGAVDFVEDHPKADGRGITIGILDSGVDLGHPALQKTTTGERKIVDWVTATDPVVDSDNTWRRMDTSVAGPTFTHGGTTWKAPAGSYRISTFKESYTTGGDAAGDANRDGDKTDEWGVLYDPAAGTVRVDLNDNHDFGDDTAMKPYKDGFQIGYFGTDDPKTDVAERQPFVVEIRKDVVYNGAGAKADFVNIGVIESEHGTHVAGITAANGLFGGKMNGAAPGAKLVSSRACTWSGGCTNVALTEGMIDLVTKRGVDIVNMSIGGLPALNDGNNARAELYTRLIDTYGVQLVISAGNSGPGANTIGDPSLAEKVISVGASVSKETWAANYGSVVEKKYALMPFSSRGPREDGGFTPTLVAPGAAINTIQTWMPGQPVAEAGYTLPAGYGMLQGTSMASPQAAGAAALLLSAAKQKKIDLTPATLRTALTSTADHIKGVQAYEEGAGLMNIEDAWDAIRDGATSHAYTVKAPVDTALDQFLKTPGFGTGLYDREGGLKAGQKKTYEVTITRTSGADKAIRHELHLENNAGGTFRIVGSDEVRLPLNQPVTVKVQAAPKSAGIKSAILEVDDPRTEGIDKQVLNTVVVAEPLKYTFAASDSVQRNSSDHYFVTVPEGAKSLEVAMSGLKDKSQTRFISIHPYGTPADPTSTINCYPNYPNPANTCRPDVRSYANPQPGVWEIEVESRRTSPLLDNPYKLDVAVLGAAFDPETVTLPEAKVGTPAAASWKVTNGFAALDGKLVGGPLGSAKTARPSIKQGEAQHTTVAVPAGAKSLDVTIGGVSDAAADLDLAVYDASGTQVGSSADGDSDESVSIPSPAAGTYTIEVVGYAVPAGTTAYDYRDVFFAPSLGSVGVDGSPVKLGTGASATVSGSVTATAAAPEGREFFGQVQLVNARGTAAGVGSVKIEKVVP from the coding sequence ATGACCCTCACCCCCCAGCGTGACCCGATAACGGGCCCGAGACGAGTGGCGCGCATCGCCGTCGCCGCCGGTCTCGTCGCCGCGCTCTCCGCGGCCGGGCCGGTCCCCCTGGCCTTCGCCGCCGACGGCCCCGGCGCCGCCGCGCCCACCGACGCGGACGTCAAGTCCGCGCACGACAAGCTCGGCTCCGACGACGCGGACCTGCTCGCCGAGGCCAAGGCCGACGGCGACAAGACCGTCACGATGATGATCGCCACCGCGCCCGGGCAGACCGAGCAGGTCGCCGGTCAGCTGGACGCGGTCAAGGGCGGCGTGGTCGGCCGGACCGACGACAAGCTGGGCTACGTCCGCGCCACCGTCCCGACGTCCCGGGCGGACTCGGCCATCGCCGCCGCCGTCAAGCTCTCCTCCGTGCACGGCATCGACCTGCGCGAGGAGATCCCGCTGGACGACCCGACGCCGAGCGCGGACGCCGCCAAGGGCGCCAAGGCCGCGGGCACCTACCCGGCGCCGGGCAAGAAGACCCCGGCGGAGAACCCGTACAACCCGTCCTTCGAGACGGGCGCGGTCGACTTCGTCGAGGACCACCCGAAGGCGGACGGCCGCGGCATCACCATCGGCATCCTCGACTCCGGCGTGGACCTCGGCCACCCGGCGCTGCAGAAGACCACGACCGGCGAGCGGAAGATCGTCGACTGGGTGACGGCGACGGACCCGGTCGTCGACAGCGACAACACGTGGCGCCGGATGGACACCTCCGTCGCGGGCCCCACCTTCACGCACGGCGGCACCACCTGGAAGGCGCCCGCGGGCTCCTACCGGATCAGCACCTTCAAGGAGTCGTACACCACCGGCGGTGACGCCGCGGGCGACGCCAACCGCGACGGCGACAAGACCGACGAATGGGGCGTGCTGTACGACCCGGCGGCCGGCACGGTCCGCGTCGACCTCAACGACAACCACGACTTCGGTGACGACACCGCGATGAAGCCGTACAAGGACGGCTTCCAGATCGGGTACTTCGGCACCGACGACCCGAAGACGGACGTCGCCGAGCGGCAGCCGTTCGTCGTGGAGATCCGCAAGGACGTCGTGTACAACGGCGCCGGCGCCAAGGCCGACTTCGTCAACATCGGCGTCATCGAGTCCGAGCACGGCACCCACGTGGCCGGCATCACCGCCGCCAACGGCCTGTTCGGCGGGAAGATGAACGGTGCCGCGCCCGGCGCCAAGCTGGTCTCCTCCCGCGCCTGCACCTGGTCCGGCGGCTGCACCAACGTCGCCCTGACCGAGGGCATGATCGACCTCGTCACCAAGCGCGGCGTCGACATCGTCAACATGTCGATCGGCGGCCTGCCGGCGCTGAACGACGGCAACAACGCGCGCGCCGAGCTGTACACGCGCCTCATCGACACCTACGGCGTCCAGCTGGTGATCTCCGCGGGCAACTCCGGCCCCGGCGCCAACACCATCGGCGACCCGTCGCTCGCCGAGAAGGTCATCTCGGTCGGCGCGTCCGTCTCCAAGGAGACCTGGGCCGCCAACTACGGCTCGGTCGTGGAGAAGAAGTACGCGCTGATGCCGTTCTCCTCGCGCGGCCCGCGTGAGGACGGCGGCTTCACCCCGACCCTGGTCGCCCCGGGCGCCGCGATCAACACGATCCAGACCTGGATGCCGGGCCAGCCGGTCGCCGAGGCGGGCTACACCCTGCCGGCCGGCTACGGCATGCTGCAGGGCACCTCGATGGCCTCCCCGCAGGCCGCCGGTGCCGCCGCGCTGCTGCTGTCCGCCGCGAAGCAGAAGAAGATCGACCTCACCCCGGCGACCCTGCGCACCGCCCTCACCTCGACCGCCGACCACATCAAGGGTGTGCAGGCGTACGAGGAGGGCGCGGGCCTCATGAACATCGAGGACGCCTGGGACGCCATCCGTGACGGCGCCACCTCCCACGCCTACACGGTCAAGGCGCCGGTCGACACCGCGCTCGACCAGTTCCTGAAGACCCCCGGCTTCGGCACGGGCCTGTACGACCGCGAGGGCGGCCTGAAGGCCGGCCAGAAGAAGACCTACGAGGTGACGATCACCCGTACGTCCGGCGCCGACAAGGCGATCCGGCACGAGCTGCACCTCGAGAACAACGCGGGCGGCACCTTCCGGATCGTCGGCTCCGACGAGGTCAGGCTGCCGCTGAACCAGCCGGTGACCGTCAAGGTCCAGGCCGCGCCGAAGTCCGCGGGCATCAAGAGCGCGATCCTGGAGGTCGACGACCCGAGGACCGAGGGCATCGACAAGCAGGTCCTGAACACGGTCGTCGTCGCCGAGCCGCTGAAGTACACCTTCGCCGCCTCGGACTCGGTGCAGCGCAACAGCTCGGACCACTACTTCGTCACCGTCCCCGAGGGCGCCAAGTCCCTCGAGGTCGCGATGAGCGGGCTGAAGGACAAGAGCCAGACGCGGTTCATCTCCATCCACCCGTACGGCACGCCGGCCGACCCGACGTCGACGATCAACTGCTACCCGAACTACCCGAACCCGGCGAACACCTGCCGCCCCGACGTGCGTTCCTACGCGAACCCGCAGCCGGGCGTGTGGGAGATCGAGGTCGAGTCGCGCCGGACGTCGCCGCTGCTCGACAACCCCTACAAGCTGGACGTCGCCGTCCTCGGCGCGGCCTTCGACCCGGAGACCGTGACCCTGCCCGAGGCGAAGGTCGGCACCCCGGCCGCCGCCTCCTGGAAGGTGACGAACGGCTTCGCCGCGCTCGACGGCAAGCTGGTGGGCGGCCCGCTCGGCTCGGCGAAGACGGCCCGCCCGTCGATCAAGCAGGGCGAGGCGCAGCACACGACGGTCGCGGTGCCCGCGGGCGCGAAGTCGCTGGACGTCACCATCGGCGGCGTCTCGGACGCGGCCGCCGACCTCGACCTCGCGGTCTACGACGCCTCCGGCACGCAGGTCGGCAGCTCGGCCGACGGCGACTCCGACGAGTCGGTCTCCATCCCGTCGCCGGCCGCCGGCACGTACACCATCGAGGTCGTCGGCTACGCGGTGCCGGCCGGCACCACCGCCTACGACTACCGGGACGTGTTCTTCGCTCCGAGCCTGGGCAGTGTCGGCGTCGACGGCTCGCCGGTGAAGCTCGGCACGGGCGCGTCGGCCACGGTCTCGGGCAGCGTCACCGCCACGGCGGCCGCGCCCGAGGGGCGTGAGTTCTTCGGCCAGGTGCAGCTGGTCAACGCGCGCGGCACGGCCGCGGGCGTGGGCAGCGTGAAGATCGAGAAGGTCGTGCCGTAA
- a CDS encoding sigma-70 family RNA polymerase sigma factor codes for MNDADQLNDADPLDAAQERRVRAVLALGGVPQADLPDGVQQVRLRLLERAASGREAPRDVSAWAAVVASNLAMDWHRAKRRQERLGERLAALRQIAHPSGEDTSVLSVAVAQGLDALPDAQRQVVVLRFYADLPVRSIAEQLGVPEGTVKSRLHTAVRALRARLHEDEVV; via the coding sequence CTGAACGACGCCGATCAGCTGAACGACGCCGATCCGCTGGACGCGGCACAGGAGCGCCGGGTGCGGGCGGTGCTCGCGCTGGGCGGCGTGCCGCAGGCGGACCTGCCGGACGGGGTACAGCAGGTCCGCCTGCGGCTGCTGGAGCGGGCCGCGAGCGGGCGGGAGGCGCCGCGGGACGTCTCGGCGTGGGCGGCGGTCGTGGCCTCCAACCTCGCCATGGACTGGCACCGGGCCAAGCGCCGCCAGGAGCGGCTCGGGGAGCGGCTGGCCGCCCTGCGGCAGATCGCCCACCCCTCCGGCGAGGACACGAGCGTGCTCTCCGTCGCCGTCGCCCAGGGTCTGGACGCGCTGCCCGACGCCCAGCGGCAGGTCGTGGTCCTGCGTTTCTACGCCGACCTGCCGGTCCGGTCCATCGCCGAGCAGCTCGGCGTCCCGGAGGGCACGGTCAAGAGCAGGCTGCACACGGCGGTACGGGCCCTGCGCGCCCGCCTGCACGAGGACGAGGTGGTGTGA
- a CDS encoding aspartate-semialdehyde dehydrogenase — MRVGIVGATGQVGTVMRRILKERNFPVTELRLFASARSAGTELDGVTVEDAATADYTGLDIVLFSAGGATSRALAEKVASQGAVVIDNSSAWRKDPEVPLVVSEVNPHAIKNRPKGIIANPNCTTMAAMPVLRPLHEEAGLEALVVATYQAVSGSGLAGVAELHGQTQKVVADADQLTHDGEAVDFPEPGVYKRPIAFNVLPLAGSIVDDGLNETDEEQKLRNESRKILEIPELKVSGTCVRVPVFSGHSLQVNARFARPISPERATELLKDAPGVELSDIPTPLQAAGKDPSYVGRIRRDETVDNGLALFVSNDNLRKGAALNAVQIAELVAAELKG, encoded by the coding sequence GTGAGGGTCGGAATCGTCGGAGCCACCGGACAGGTGGGCACGGTCATGCGCAGGATCCTCAAGGAGCGGAACTTCCCGGTCACGGAGCTGCGCCTGTTCGCCTCGGCCCGCTCCGCGGGGACGGAGCTGGACGGCGTGACGGTGGAGGACGCGGCGACCGCCGACTACACCGGCCTGGACATCGTGCTGTTCTCCGCGGGCGGTGCCACGTCCCGGGCGCTGGCCGAGAAGGTCGCCTCCCAGGGCGCCGTCGTGATCGACAACTCCTCGGCGTGGCGCAAGGACCCGGAGGTCCCGCTGGTCGTCTCCGAGGTGAACCCGCACGCGATCAAGAACCGCCCCAAGGGCATCATCGCCAACCCGAACTGCACGACGATGGCCGCGATGCCGGTGCTGCGCCCGCTGCACGAGGAGGCGGGCCTGGAGGCCCTGGTCGTCGCCACGTACCAGGCGGTGTCCGGCTCCGGCCTCGCGGGCGTGGCCGAGCTGCACGGGCAGACGCAGAAGGTCGTCGCCGACGCGGACCAGCTCACGCACGACGGCGAGGCCGTCGACTTCCCGGAGCCCGGCGTCTACAAGCGCCCCATCGCCTTCAACGTGCTGCCGCTGGCCGGTTCGATCGTCGACGACGGCCTGAACGAGACCGACGAGGAGCAGAAGCTCCGCAACGAGTCGCGCAAGATCCTGGAGATCCCCGAGCTGAAGGTCTCCGGCACCTGCGTGCGCGTCCCGGTCTTCTCCGGCCACTCCCTCCAGGTCAACGCCCGCTTCGCCCGCCCGATCTCCCCGGAGCGCGCGACGGAGCTGCTGAAGGACGCCCCGGGCGTCGAGCTCTCCGACATCCCGACCCCCCTCCAGGCCGCCGGCAAGGACCCGTCCTACGTCGGCCGCATCCGCCGCGACGAGACGGTGGACAACGGCCTGGCCCTGTTCGTCTCCAACGACAACCTCCGCAAGGGCGCGGCACTGAACGCCGTACAGATCGCGGAACTGGTGGCGGCGGAGCTGAAGGGCTAG
- a CDS encoding DUF1203 domain-containing protein: MPTTTYTPRPIDPQALKELRATDDAGRPTAPFTDPEGDAPLRCCLRRSEPGERIALVSYAPLRRWASATGAEPGPYDEQGPVFIHADPCEAPADGALPFTNAHRVLRRYSTQGHILGGRLVESPAAFEQALAEAFDDPSVALVHVRAVEYGCFLYEVRRA; encoded by the coding sequence ATGCCGACGACGACGTACACCCCACGCCCCATCGACCCGCAGGCCCTGAAGGAACTGCGCGCGACCGACGACGCGGGCCGCCCCACGGCCCCCTTCACCGACCCCGAGGGCGACGCCCCGCTCCGCTGCTGCCTGCGCCGCAGCGAGCCCGGGGAGCGGATCGCCCTGGTCTCCTACGCGCCCCTGCGCCGCTGGGCGTCCGCCACGGGAGCCGAGCCGGGGCCCTACGACGAACAGGGCCCGGTCTTCATCCACGCCGACCCCTGCGAGGCCCCGGCCGACGGCGCCCTGCCCTTCACCAACGCCCACCGGGTACTGCGCCGCTACTCCACGCAGGGACACATCCTGGGCGGGCGGCTGGTCGAGAGCCCGGCCGCCTTCGAACAGGCCCTCGCGGAAGCGTTCGACGACCCGTCCGTGGCACTCGTCCACGTCCGGGCCGTCGAGTACGGGTGTTTCCTCTATGAGGTGCGCAGGGCCTAG
- a CDS encoding MFS transporter, with protein MPSTTSATAPQGTDATSSPARPWPAVLALAAATFAVVTTEMLPVGLLTPLGAGLHVSAGTAGLAVTLPGLVAAASAPLLPLAVRRADRRTVLCALLLLLTAANLLCALAPNLAVLLLARALVGVCIGGVWAIAAGLGTRLMPPERAGRATALIFSGIAVASVLGVPAGTLLGSLAGWRWAFAALAGLALAVTAALYLALPPLPPGSPVRPGTFAGLLRTAGVARGLLAALLLVTGHFAAYTYVRPVLDRVPGLGAGTVSALLLGYGIAGVAGTFAGGALAARDPRRTLPAIAAGLGTVVLLLIPAAGSLPAATALLVLWGLVYGGVSVSAQNWLSAAAPRAREAGSALFAGVFNTAIALGAFTGGRTADALGPTAVLAAGGALALLALPAALSAGTRRPDPAGGPAPRERV; from the coding sequence ATGCCTTCCACGACGTCCGCGACGGCCCCGCAGGGGACCGACGCCACCTCATCACCGGCCCGCCCCTGGCCCGCTGTCCTGGCCCTCGCCGCCGCCACCTTCGCCGTCGTCACGACCGAGATGCTCCCGGTCGGCCTGCTCACCCCGCTCGGCGCCGGCCTGCACGTCTCCGCCGGCACGGCCGGGCTCGCCGTCACCCTGCCCGGCCTCGTCGCCGCGGCGAGCGCGCCCCTGCTGCCCCTCGCGGTCCGCCGCGCCGACCGGCGCACCGTGCTGTGCGCCCTGCTGCTCCTGCTCACGGCCGCCAACCTGCTCTGCGCCCTCGCCCCGAACCTCGCCGTCCTGCTGCTCGCGCGCGCCCTGGTCGGGGTGTGCATCGGCGGGGTGTGGGCGATCGCGGCCGGGCTGGGGACGCGGCTCATGCCGCCGGAGCGGGCCGGGCGGGCGACCGCGCTGATCTTCAGCGGGATAGCCGTCGCCTCGGTGCTCGGCGTCCCCGCCGGCACGCTGCTCGGATCCCTCGCGGGCTGGCGCTGGGCCTTCGCGGCACTGGCCGGCCTGGCACTCGCGGTGACGGCGGCCCTGTACCTCGCTCTGCCCCCGCTGCCGCCCGGGAGCCCGGTCCGCCCGGGCACCTTCGCGGGACTGCTGCGCACGGCGGGCGTGGCGCGCGGCCTGCTGGCCGCGCTGCTCCTGGTCACCGGCCACTTCGCGGCCTACACCTACGTCCGCCCGGTGCTGGACCGCGTCCCGGGCCTCGGCGCGGGCACCGTCAGCGCCCTCCTCCTCGGCTACGGCATCGCCGGAGTCGCCGGCACCTTCGCCGGCGGCGCACTGGCCGCCCGCGACCCCCGCAGGACCCTGCCCGCCATCGCGGCCGGACTCGGCACCGTGGTGCTGCTGCTGATCCCGGCGGCCGGTTCCCTCCCCGCTGCCACGGCGCTGCTCGTGCTGTGGGGCCTGGTCTACGGGGGCGTCTCGGTCTCCGCCCAGAACTGGCTGTCGGCGGCGGCGCCCCGGGCGCGCGAGGCGGGGTCGGCGCTGTTCGCCGGGGTCTTCAACACGGCGATCGCGCTCGGGGCGTTCACGGGTGGCCGCACGGCGGACGCGCTGGGGCCGACGGCGGTGCTGGCGGCCGGCGGCGCACTGGCGCTGCTCGCCCTGCCGGCGGCGCTGAGCGCGGGAACACGACGTCCGGATCCCGCCGGTGGCCCGGCCCCGCGCGAGCGAGTCTGA
- a CDS encoding LysR family transcriptional regulator yields MAGLELRELECFLVLAEELHFGRTGERLYVSQSRVSQLVSALERRVGGRLVHRTSRRVALTPLGERFVQRLRPAYGGLREAVEDARAAARGVEGALRIGFQGTADAGLAAAVRAFRSAHPECATDLVEIPLADPFGGVRDGAVDAAVVLLPVREPDLVLGPVFSRRPQTVAVARDHPFASRAAVSAAEVAETPLVTAGPPAPAYWRTAHAPSAVPGPAVSTLQEGLTQVAAGRAGMLLCRPTASYHRREDVAFVPVEGVPESALGLVWHRDGESAAVRAFARTLATRGVSLGDAQVVA; encoded by the coding sequence GTGGCGGGGCTGGAGTTGCGTGAGCTGGAGTGCTTCCTGGTCCTGGCCGAGGAGCTGCACTTCGGCCGGACGGGTGAGCGGCTGTACGTCTCGCAGAGCCGGGTGAGCCAGTTGGTGAGCGCGCTGGAGCGCCGGGTGGGCGGCCGGCTGGTGCACCGCACCAGCCGCCGGGTCGCCCTGACCCCGCTCGGCGAACGGTTCGTGCAGCGGCTGCGCCCGGCGTACGGCGGGCTGCGGGAGGCCGTGGAGGACGCGCGGGCGGCGGCCCGGGGTGTCGAGGGCGCCCTGCGGATCGGCTTCCAGGGGACGGCGGACGCCGGGCTGGCGGCGGCGGTGCGGGCCTTCCGGTCGGCGCACCCCGAGTGCGCCACGGACCTGGTGGAGATCCCGCTCGCCGACCCTTTCGGCGGGGTGCGGGACGGCGCGGTGGACGCGGCGGTCGTGCTGCTCCCGGTGCGGGAGCCGGACCTGGTGCTGGGGCCGGTGTTCTCGCGGCGGCCGCAGACGGTGGCGGTCGCCCGGGACCACCCCTTCGCGTCCCGTGCTGCGGTGTCGGCGGCGGAGGTCGCGGAAACACCGCTGGTCACGGCCGGACCCCCGGCGCCGGCGTACTGGCGGACCGCCCACGCCCCGTCCGCCGTCCCTGGCCCGGCGGTCAGCACCCTCCAGGAGGGGCTGACCCAGGTCGCCGCCGGGCGCGCGGGGATGCTGCTGTGCCGTCCCACGGCCTCCTACCACCGGCGTGAGGACGTGGCGTTCGTACCGGTGGAGGGCGTTCCGGAGTCCGCGCTCGGCCTGGTGTGGCACCGGGACGGGGAGTCCGCGGCGGTGCGGGCCTTCGCCCGGACCCTCGCCACCCGAGGGGTATCCCTAGGAGACGCCCAGGTCGTCGCCTGA